Proteins encoded by one window of Meiothermus sp. CFH 77666:
- a CDS encoding winged helix-turn-helix domain-containing protein has product MAQIGHFGLPTPGKPSLVTGLGIVRQFHPRPGRQKALLLRGLGQDFRRIHTLIVQGSVRQYKAGFLSGLEFRLLHTFMRQPERELFKQVLLDQVWGTDFFGDANIVEVYVKPLRQKLEALVEPRLIQILRGKSPIGYAPGSRLHFYSPES; this is encoded by the coding sequence TTGGCTCAGATAGGCCATTTCGGCCTGCCGACCCCCGGCAAGCCAAGCCTGGTAACGGGCTTGGGTATCGTGCGGCAATTCCACCCCCGCCCAGGCCGTCAGAAAGCCCTGCTGCTGCGCGGCCTGGGTCAGGATTTCCGCCGCATTCACACCCTGATTGTGCAGGGTTCGGTAAGGCAATACAAGGCTGGGTTTCTGTCCGGGCTCGAGTTCCGCCTGCTGCACACCTTCATGCGCCAGCCCGAACGGGAGCTTTTCAAGCAGGTGCTGCTCGATCAGGTCTGGGGCACCGACTTCTTTGGCGATGCCAACATCGTGGAGGTCTACGTCAAACCACTGCGGCAGAAACTCGAGGCCCTGGTCGAACCCCGCCTAATCCAGATCCTGCGGGGAAAAAGCCCCATTGGATATGCCCCAGGGAGCAGGTTGCATTTTTATTCACCCGAGTCATAG
- a CDS encoding cyclase family protein: MGLVEKSLSRRELLGVAVGMAAVAASSAQAQSQVAGKAFSNVADLTHLVSPSFPMFPGASPMKIREVVTVKKDGYYGNTLEIWEHTGTHMDAPAHFVDGAATADALPVNRLIAPLAVINIKAKADRNPDAEVTVDDILAWERSHGRLPNGAFVAMYSGWDSRVNDAKAFVNLDASNVQHYPGFSPSAAEFLVRERNIVGVGVDTLSLDFGASKDFKSHVTLLGAGKYGLENLANLASVRPSGAMIIVGGPKHKGASGGPSRVMAIW, translated from the coding sequence ATGGGTCTGGTGGAAAAAAGCCTCAGCCGTCGGGAACTTTTGGGTGTGGCGGTCGGCATGGCTGCGGTAGCGGCCAGCAGCGCGCAGGCCCAGAGCCAGGTGGCCGGCAAAGCCTTCAGCAACGTGGCTGATCTGACCCACCTGGTCTCGCCCAGCTTCCCCATGTTCCCCGGCGCCAGCCCCATGAAAATCCGCGAGGTAGTGACGGTCAAGAAGGATGGCTACTACGGCAACACCCTGGAAATCTGGGAGCACACCGGCACCCACATGGACGCCCCCGCCCATTTTGTAGATGGCGCCGCCACCGCAGATGCGCTTCCGGTGAACCGGCTGATTGCCCCCCTGGCGGTTATCAACATCAAGGCCAAGGCCGACCGCAACCCCGACGCCGAGGTTACGGTAGACGACATCCTGGCCTGGGAGCGCAGCCACGGGCGGCTACCCAATGGGGCCTTTGTGGCCATGTACTCGGGCTGGGACAGCCGCGTGAACGACGCCAAAGCCTTCGTCAATCTGGATGCTTCAAATGTTCAGCACTATCCTGGCTTTAGCCCATCTGCAGCAGAATTTTTAGTGAGAGAGCGAAACATTGTGGGGGTGGGAGTAGACACCCTGTCGCTCGACTTTGGCGCTTCCAAGGATTTCAAAAGCCATGTAACCCTGCTGGGTGCTGGCAAGTACGGCCTCGAGAACCTGGCCAACCTGGCCTCCGTGCGCCCCAGTGGGGCCATGATTATTGTGGGTGGGCCCAAGCACAAGGGGGCCTCGGGCGGGCCTAGCCGTGTGATGGCAATCTGGTAA
- the queG gene encoding tRNA epoxyqueuosine(34) reductase QueG yields MTAWAGVELPHDTQARYQAWLAGGRQAEMAYLSQNLSTRLNPSSRLSWARSVLVLAVPHAYPPPQRPPGGIRLGRVARYAWVRDYHLLLQPYLQDLERLAQSLGLRAKGYVDTGPLSERSYAALGGLGWIGRNAMLMRMGEGTYLTLAVLLTSLPAPVEQALYPNRCGTCRRCVAGCPTGALLGDGTLDSRRCISYWTIEHRGLIPPSMWEGIGDWLFGCDICQEVCPWNRKARAFWQGFVPEPELAYPNLEDFFYLSSKAFERKYAGTVFLRPGRTRMARNALVVLANLGNPDYLPLVCQGARDVNPLVRATAAEALARLGDLDSVIPLLQDPEPSVAGVARALLGGH; encoded by the coding sequence CTGACGGCCTGGGCGGGGGTGGAATTGCCGCACGATACCCAAGCCCGTTACCAGGCTTGGCTTGCCGGGGGTCGGCAGGCCGAAATGGCCTATCTGAGCCAAAATCTGAGTACCCGACTCAACCCCAGCAGCCGATTAAGCTGGGCAAGGAGTGTGCTGGTGTTAGCAGTCCCTCATGCCTACCCGCCACCCCAGCGCCCCCCCGGCGGCATTCGGCTGGGCCGGGTGGCCCGCTACGCCTGGGTGCGGGACTACCACCTGCTGCTTCAGCCTTACTTGCAAGACCTCGAGCGCCTCGCCCAGAGCCTGGGCCTGCGAGCTAAGGGCTACGTGGACACCGGCCCCCTCTCCGAGCGCTCCTACGCCGCGCTGGGCGGCCTGGGCTGGATCGGGCGCAACGCCATGCTGATGCGGATGGGCGAAGGCACTTACCTCACCCTGGCCGTGCTGCTCACCTCCCTTCCTGCTCCAGTAGAACAGGCGCTTTACCCCAACCGCTGCGGCACCTGTCGGCGCTGTGTAGCGGGCTGTCCTACCGGGGCGCTACTGGGCGATGGAACGCTGGACTCGAGGCGCTGTATCAGCTACTGGACCATCGAACACCGGGGCCTGATTCCACCCTCGATGTGGGAGGGGATTGGAGATTGGCTGTTTGGCTGCGACATCTGCCAGGAGGTGTGCCCCTGGAACCGCAAAGCCCGGGCCTTCTGGCAAGGTTTTGTGCCCGAGCCCGAGCTGGCCTACCCCAACCTGGAGGACTTTTTTTACCTCTCCTCCAAAGCCTTTGAGCGCAAGTATGCCGGAACGGTTTTTCTGCGCCCCGGCCGCACCCGCATGGCCCGCAATGCCCTGGTGGTGCTGGCCAATCTGGGCAACCCCGACTACCTCCCCCTGGTGTGCCAGGGGGCCCGCGATGTCAACCCCCTGGTGCGGGCTACAGCCGCCGAGGCCCTGGCCCGCCTGGGCGATCTGGACTCGGTTATTCCGCTATTGCAAGACCCAGAGCCGTCGGTGGCGGGGGTAGCGCGGGCGTTGCTTGGAGGTCACTGA
- a CDS encoding DUF1801 domain-containing protein: MALSSHEAYFNTVSPAARQRLEAIQARVEALLPGVARCIGYQMPAFRDGRIFFYFAAFQKHIGIYPPVTQDAALMRELAPYRGAKGNLSFPHDQPLPIELIGRVALALHLEYARK; the protein is encoded by the coding sequence ATGGCACTCTCCTCGCACGAAGCCTATTTCAACACGGTTTCTCCGGCGGCCCGGCAGCGGCTCGAGGCCATCCAGGCCAGGGTCGAGGCCTTGCTGCCGGGGGTCGCCCGTTGCATTGGCTACCAGATGCCAGCCTTCCGAGATGGGCGGATATTCTTCTACTTTGCGGCCTTCCAGAAGCACATCGGCATCTATCCACCCGTTACCCAGGATGCAGCCCTCATGCGGGAGCTTGCGCCCTACCGGGGTGCGAAGGGCAACCTGTCGTTCCCGCACGATCAGCCTTTGCCCATCGAGCTGATTGGCCGGGTGGCGCTTGCGCTACACCTCGAGTATGCCCGCAAATGA